Proteins from a single region of Runella sp. SP2:
- a CDS encoding (2Fe-2S)-binding protein, with translation MALFQLKINGKNYPVDVDANTPLLWVLRDHLDLVGTKYGCGMAMCGACTVHVNGDATRSCVLPISAVSAANITTIEGLSEKGTHPVQEAWDEVDVPQCGYCQAGQIMTASALLSKNPNPSDKDIEEAMVGNICRCGTYHRIHDAVKVAATKMKK, from the coding sequence ATGGCATTATTTCAACTCAAAATCAACGGCAAAAACTACCCCGTCGATGTAGATGCCAATACGCCGCTTCTGTGGGTATTGCGCGATCACCTCGACTTAGTTGGCACTAAATACGGCTGCGGAATGGCCATGTGCGGTGCTTGTACCGTACACGTCAACGGCGATGCAACGCGCTCGTGTGTGCTTCCAATTTCGGCGGTTTCTGCTGCCAACATCACGACGATCGAGGGGCTTTCAGAAAAAGGTACGCATCCCGTCCAAGAAGCGTGGGATGAAGTGGATGTTCCGCAATGTGGGTATTGTCAAGCGGGTCAAATCATGACAGCTTCGGCTTTACTTTCTAAAAATCCCAACCCATCGGATAAAGACATTGAAGAAGCGATGGTCGGCAATATTTGTCGGTGCGGTACTTACCACCGTATCCATGATGCAGTAAAAGTGGCGGCAACCAAAATGAAAAAATAA
- a CDS encoding xanthine dehydrogenase family protein molybdopterin-binding subunit encodes MSTNQSRRDFFKTTAAAGGGLVLGFSWFSSEAFQPQVVGTAAADAIDFNAFLAISPSGTVTIFSPNPEIGQGIKTAFPIIVAEELDADWEKVKVEQSPLDTKKFERQLTGGSGAIRHSWERLRKAGATARALLIEAAAQQWGVPASECNAQKGMVVHSSGKKLGYGDLAVAASKLPVPKEVKLKANSSFSLIGSRVKGVDNKDILTGKNLFGIDYKRPGMLHAQVQRPPAFGLKLKSFDATEAKKMPGIVNVVSFGNKVAIVGKTNWEVMQARKAVKIEWEKEKDLESSADHDRLFKEMLNGTNVTVQRKDGDVEAAFKNAHKIIEAEYQCPFLPHSPMEPMNFFAHFKGDSIELAGPSQTPEAAQKQIAKMLNIAPEKVTLELTRMGGGFGRRLNTDYAVEAAELSSIIKAPVKVTWTREDDMTGGIYRPAVRYRFKASIDKAGNMTGFMLHGAGLNAGNSTRQDNFPAGAVDNLLIQSSDYKSPITTGPWRAPITNFLAYAEQAFLDEVAMAAGKDPVQFRLELLDKVQKAPVGKITYEVNRFREVIKLAAEKSGWGKKKKGVSQGFSVYFSHASYVAQVAEMTMVKGKPVLKKVYAAVDCGIVINESSAKNQIYGAIVDGIGHAMYGNLTFKDGAPQQENFNKYRLIRYNEVPEIEAHFVNNGIDPTGLGEPALPPTGGALANAIFKTTGKRLYNQPFADQDGPLG; translated from the coding sequence ATGAGCACAAATCAATCCAGAAGAGATTTTTTTAAAACGACTGCCGCCGCAGGTGGTGGCTTGGTGTTGGGGTTTAGTTGGTTCTCCTCGGAGGCTTTTCAACCTCAAGTGGTAGGTACAGCCGCCGCTGACGCTATCGACTTCAATGCTTTTTTAGCTATTTCTCCCTCGGGAACTGTTACCATATTTTCTCCCAACCCCGAAATTGGTCAGGGTATTAAAACAGCGTTTCCTATCATCGTTGCTGAAGAACTCGATGCTGACTGGGAAAAGGTAAAAGTGGAACAATCTCCCCTTGATACCAAAAAATTTGAACGCCAATTGACGGGCGGAAGCGGTGCGATTCGCCACTCGTGGGAACGCCTCCGCAAAGCAGGCGCTACGGCCCGTGCGTTGCTTATCGAAGCAGCTGCCCAGCAGTGGGGCGTGCCTGCTAGCGAATGCAACGCCCAAAAAGGAATGGTGGTACACAGCTCGGGCAAGAAATTAGGCTACGGCGACCTTGCCGTTGCAGCCTCTAAATTACCCGTTCCGAAAGAAGTTAAATTAAAAGCCAATTCATCATTCAGCCTCATCGGAAGCCGCGTCAAAGGTGTTGACAATAAAGATATTTTGACGGGCAAAAACTTATTTGGAATTGATTACAAACGCCCAGGTATGCTCCACGCCCAGGTGCAGCGCCCACCTGCTTTTGGTCTTAAACTCAAGTCATTTGATGCCACCGAAGCTAAAAAGATGCCAGGGATTGTCAATGTCGTTTCGTTTGGAAACAAAGTGGCGATTGTGGGTAAAACCAACTGGGAAGTAATGCAAGCCCGCAAGGCGGTGAAAATTGAGTGGGAAAAAGAAAAAGACCTTGAAAGCTCTGCCGACCACGACCGTTTGTTCAAAGAAATGCTTAACGGCACCAACGTGACGGTACAACGCAAAGACGGCGATGTAGAGGCCGCGTTCAAGAATGCCCATAAAATCATTGAAGCAGAATACCAGTGCCCCTTTTTGCCACACTCTCCCATGGAACCGATGAACTTCTTTGCTCATTTCAAAGGAGATAGCATTGAGTTAGCGGGGCCTAGCCAAACGCCCGAAGCTGCGCAGAAACAAATCGCCAAAATGCTCAACATTGCCCCTGAAAAAGTAACGTTGGAGCTTACGCGCATGGGAGGTGGTTTTGGACGCCGTCTTAATACCGATTATGCCGTAGAAGCTGCCGAACTGTCGAGCATCATCAAAGCACCTGTTAAAGTAACTTGGACGCGCGAAGACGACATGACAGGCGGTATTTATCGCCCTGCGGTTCGTTATCGTTTCAAGGCTTCCATCGACAAAGCGGGAAATATGACGGGCTTCATGCTCCACGGAGCAGGTTTAAACGCAGGTAACTCTACCCGCCAAGATAACTTCCCAGCAGGAGCGGTTGACAACTTATTGATTCAATCTTCTGATTATAAATCTCCGATTACGACAGGCCCTTGGAGAGCCCCCATCACCAACTTCTTGGCCTATGCCGAACAAGCCTTTTTGGATGAAGTAGCAATGGCTGCGGGCAAAGACCCTGTGCAGTTCCGCCTTGAGCTGTTGGACAAAGTACAAAAAGCGCCCGTTGGAAAAATCACGTACGAAGTCAATCGTTTCCGTGAAGTGATTAAACTCGCGGCCGAAAAATCGGGCTGGGGCAAGAAGAAAAAAGGAGTCTCTCAAGGCTTTAGCGTTTATTTTTCTCACGCCTCGTACGTAGCGCAGGTAGCCGAAATGACGATGGTTAAAGGAAAGCCCGTTTTGAAGAAAGTATATGCGGCGGTTGACTGCGGAATTGTTATCAACGAAAGTAGCGCCAAAAACCAAATTTACGGTGCAATCGTCGATGGAATTGGCCACGCCATGTACGGCAACTTGACATTTAAGGACGGTGCTCCACAGCAAGAAAATTTCAACAAGTACCGCCTCATTCGATACAATGAAGTGCCCGAAATTGAGGCACATTTTGTGAATAACGGTATCGACCCAACAGGTTTGGGCGAGCCTGCCCTTCCGCCAACGGGAGGTGCATTGGCCAATGCGATTTTTAAAACCACAGGAAAACGCCTCTACAATCAGCCATTTGCCGACCAAGATGGGCCACTCGGTTAG
- the lpdA gene encoding dihydrolipoyl dehydrogenase yields the protein MASQYDVIIIGSGPGGYVAAIRASQLGLKTAIVEKEHLGGICLNWGCIPTKALLKSAQVFQYINHAKDYGITVGSAEADFGAVIKRSRDVANGMSKGVNFLMKKNKIDIIDGLGRVKPGKKVEVEKDGKKTEYIANHIIVATGGRARQLPNVPIDGQKVIEYRKAMSLEKQPKSLLVIGSGAIGVEFAYVYASMGTKVTIVEFMPNIVPVEDEEISKELAKQYKKLGVEIYTNSSVEKVDTSGAGCVSTVKTPSGEIKIETDVVLSAAGVVANIENIGLEETGIKLERGKIVTDDYYQTNVPGYYAIGDVTKGQALAHVASAEGIICVEKIAGEHPHPLNYNNIPGCTYCSPEIASVGYTEKAAKEAGYEIKVGKFPFSASGKAKAAGAPEGFVKVIFDAKYGEWLGAHMIGTNVTEMIAEVVVARNLETTGHEIVKSVHPHPTMSEAIMEAAAAAYGEVIHL from the coding sequence ATGGCTTCACAGTACGATGTAATAATTATCGGCAGCGGGCCTGGTGGCTACGTAGCTGCTATCCGTGCCTCACAATTGGGCTTGAAAACAGCCATCGTTGAAAAAGAACACCTCGGTGGAATTTGCTTAAACTGGGGTTGTATTCCCACCAAAGCGTTGCTTAAAAGTGCTCAAGTTTTTCAGTACATCAACCACGCCAAAGATTACGGTATCACGGTAGGTAGCGCAGAAGCTGATTTCGGTGCTGTCATTAAGCGTAGCCGCGACGTTGCCAATGGAATGAGCAAAGGGGTAAATTTCTTGATGAAGAAAAATAAAATCGACATCATCGATGGCCTCGGGCGCGTTAAACCTGGCAAAAAAGTAGAAGTTGAAAAAGACGGTAAAAAAACTGAATATATTGCCAACCACATCATCGTCGCTACTGGCGGCCGTGCTCGCCAACTTCCTAACGTCCCTATCGACGGTCAGAAAGTAATCGAGTACCGCAAAGCAATGTCGCTCGAAAAACAACCTAAATCGTTGTTGGTGATTGGTTCAGGAGCAATTGGCGTTGAGTTTGCGTACGTTTACGCAAGCATGGGCACCAAAGTAACCATCGTAGAGTTTATGCCAAACATCGTTCCTGTAGAGGACGAAGAAATCTCGAAAGAGTTGGCAAAACAATACAAAAAACTAGGCGTTGAAATCTATACCAACTCAAGCGTTGAGAAAGTAGATACCAGCGGCGCAGGTTGCGTTTCGACCGTAAAAACTCCTTCTGGCGAAATCAAAATTGAGACTGACGTGGTACTTTCAGCGGCGGGTGTGGTTGCCAATATTGAAAACATCGGTTTGGAAGAAACAGGTATTAAGTTGGAACGTGGCAAAATCGTTACGGACGACTATTACCAAACCAACGTTCCTGGCTACTACGCCATCGGTGACGTTACTAAAGGCCAAGCCTTGGCGCACGTTGCTTCAGCGGAAGGTATTATTTGTGTGGAGAAAATCGCAGGAGAGCATCCGCACCCACTCAATTACAACAACATTCCTGGCTGTACGTATTGCTCACCCGAAATCGCCTCGGTAGGTTATACCGAAAAAGCGGCCAAAGAAGCAGGCTACGAAATCAAAGTAGGTAAGTTTCCTTTCTCAGCCTCAGGTAAAGCAAAAGCTGCAGGCGCTCCCGAAGGATTTGTGAAAGTGATTTTCGACGCGAAATACGGCGAATGGCTTGGCGCGCACATGATTGGAACCAACGTAACCGAAATGATTGCCGAAGTAGTGGTAGCTCGTAACCTCGAAACGACAGGTCACGAAATCGTTAAATCGGTACACCCTCACCCAACCATGTCTGAGGCCATCATGGAAGCGGCTGCCGCAGCCTATGGCGAAGTGATTCACTTGTAA